From the genome of Rhizobium binae, one region includes:
- a CDS encoding leucyl aminopeptidase family protein, giving the protein MAPYQFIERPTPFSTKGGSTLPIFAVTPAHIETGTIDPIALDWAKKAGYKAESGSLLLIPTAEGHLGGALFGLGTNPSEQPYITGRLARALPAGDWHIETAPLTANRLALGFGLGSYRFDRYKSEKSAGATMLIPTDADGADIKRQLAGVFLARDLINTPTNDMGPNQLEAAFRGLAQHYKAELSVITGDELLEQNFPLVHTVGRASADAPRLLELRWGKKGHRKVTLVGKGVCFDTGGLDIKPAASMLLMKKDMGGAANVMGLALMIMDAKLKVDLRVIVPVVENAISSNAFRPGDIYRSRKGLTVQIDNTDAEGRLILADALAYADEEEPELLIDMATLTGAARVALGPDLPPFFTDDANLAHDLTEASLETDDPIWRLPLYPGYEKDIRAKFADLTNAPAGGMAGAITAALFLKRFVSKAKSWAHFDIYGWAQSERPHSPGGGEAQAIRALFHHIRTGLR; this is encoded by the coding sequence ATGGCCCCCTATCAGTTCATCGAAAGACCGACCCCCTTCAGCACGAAGGGCGGTTCGACGCTGCCGATCTTCGCTGTCACGCCCGCCCATATCGAGACCGGCACGATCGATCCGATCGCGCTCGACTGGGCGAAAAAGGCAGGTTACAAGGCCGAGAGCGGTTCGCTGCTGCTGATCCCGACCGCCGAGGGCCATCTTGGTGGCGCGCTTTTCGGCCTCGGCACCAATCCATCCGAACAGCCCTATATCACCGGTAGGCTCGCGCGTGCGCTGCCGGCCGGCGACTGGCACATCGAGACCGCGCCGCTGACGGCAAATCGCCTGGCACTCGGCTTCGGGCTCGGCAGCTACCGTTTCGACCGTTACAAATCTGAAAAATCTGCCGGCGCGACAATGCTCATTCCGACCGATGCCGACGGCGCCGACATCAAGCGCCAGCTTGCCGGCGTCTTTCTCGCCCGCGATCTCATCAACACGCCGACGAACGACATGGGACCGAACCAGCTCGAGGCAGCATTCCGCGGCCTGGCCCAGCACTACAAGGCGGAACTATCGGTTATCACGGGTGACGAACTGCTTGAGCAAAACTTCCCGCTCGTCCATACCGTCGGCCGCGCCAGCGCCGACGCGCCGCGCCTTCTCGAACTGCGCTGGGGCAAGAAGGGCCATCGCAAGGTGACGCTCGTCGGCAAGGGGGTCTGCTTCGATACCGGTGGCCTCGACATCAAACCTGCTGCCTCGATGCTGCTGATGAAAAAGGACATGGGCGGCGCCGCCAATGTCATGGGCCTCGCCCTGATGATCATGGATGCCAAGCTGAAGGTCGATCTGCGTGTCATCGTCCCTGTCGTCGAAAACGCAATCTCCTCCAACGCCTTCCGCCCCGGCGACATCTATCGCAGTCGCAAGGGCCTCACCGTCCAGATCGACAATACCGACGCCGAAGGCCGTCTGATCCTTGCCGATGCGCTGGCCTATGCCGACGAGGAGGAACCCGAGCTCCTGATCGACATGGCGACGCTGACCGGTGCCGCTCGCGTTGCGCTGGGCCCGGATCTTCCGCCCTTCTTCACCGACGACGCCAATCTGGCGCATGACCTGACCGAAGCGAGCCTGGAAACGGACGATCCGATCTGGCGTCTGCCGCTCTATCCCGGCTATGAAAAGGACATCCGCGCCAAATTCGCCGATCTCACCAACGCGCCGGCTGGCGGCATGGCAGGGGCGATCACCGCCGCGCTCTTCCTCAAACGTTTCGTCAGCAAGGCGAAGAGCTGGGCGCATTTCGACATTTACGGCTGGGCCCAGTCGGAGCGGCCGCATTCGCCGGGCGGCGGCGAAGCACAGGCGATCCGCGCGCTCTTCCATCATATCCGCACGGGCCTGCGCTAG